The genomic window TAAGTCTGTGCCTATAAGTACTTACCAATACACCAATGTTttagaatgattttttttttttttttaaacagattgtTTCATGTTGCAGAGCTTATCTCCTCCATCATTCAGCCTATGATATACCCACCTGCTTAGCGGTGAcgatactctctctctctgtctctttctctgtCACGATCACGTTCCCGATCGCGATGCCTTTCTCGCTCACGGCTTCTTTCTCGGTAATAGTCATCATGCCGATCTCTGCTGCGAGATTTGTGACGCCTGCTTTTTTCTCGTGACCTACTGTGGTCCCTTTCTCTCGAACGCTCACGTCTTCTAAAGGAAATCACTCAATTAATTTCCCTTAAAACAACCTCTCCCATTACAAAGTAGTCTTTCCCAAACCACAAATGAAAAATATATTCTAGAGGCTGGTCTCCACTACAAGAAAAGCTGCTAAAGTCTGTGAAGTCTCAGATGATCTTCAAATTAAGGAGACTTAGGCTTGTTATGAAATTAATTGCTCCTTTTCTCCTAAATCAAAAGTCTTACAAGATGAAGTTATTATGCAGCCTTTAGTATTCAGCCATGTTTAGGCAAATAGACACTAGGAGAGAAAAAAACCATTCCTTAATGGCCAGTGCATAAGTTGAAACATACAAATGAGCCTCTTGCATTATAGTGTACTTTGTGCTTTCCTACACTAACAAGTGTATACCAATCAAGACAGAACACATTACCTAGACCCTGAACCATACGATTTTGATTCAATTCCATGAAGACAATCCTGTAGAGAACTGATCAGCACTTTGCAACGATCATCGGCAGATACTTTGGATTGCTTAATTAAAGAAATAGCTGTTACCAAAGTTTCTATCGCGCTTCCATAATCACCTGTgtaacagaaaacaaaaaaaaaaacattaaaaaaaaaatgcatattctGACCACTTCTGTGTTTTCCAACTTgtatattttattgtaaaaattGCAAAGGGGAACACACAAATTGACCATTACATAGCCGATGTTAGATGTATGTGATCCTCATGCAGCAGTCCCATTTAAAACCACCACTAATTTGAACACAAGGGCATAAACAATGCTTATTCACTAATCCAGTTTTATTTAAGCGTAACCATAATTTCTACCTGGAGGCAGAAAATTCTGTTGCAGTGCAAGTTGAGAACAAAATTCATCCGGCAGCGCCATTGACTGCATTGAGATTGTATATAGTCAATGGTGCTGCCAGATGAATTCCACCCTCAGTGCACGCCCAAACAGATATGCCAGAGGCAGGATTTTACAGTGTATCCCGCTGTCAGCAAGAAATGATagttaggccctattacaccaagagatttttgcagccaaagcgaggaatgaatttgaaaagaggagctaTCCAGTCTTTCCTGGCTTCAGctgcaaaaacctgtcagataatctgtcagatctgttggtgtaataacacTTAAAGCCCAGTGATACAAGTCATCATTAGAAACTATTCGTAAACTTTAATTACAAGTTGCAGTATTgctgtacatttttttaaatcatggtAAACCTGCAAACTCATGATGGCCTTGCAATGTATCCACATTTGACCACAGCCTTAATGCTCGAAGTCTGATTAGATTCCCTGATTAAGTTTGAAAAGCCGTTGAGTTTTCATGTAAACCTTGGCAGAGACTAATATTTAAAAGTAGAAGTCCGAgcagacctcttttttttttcaccgttccGGTCCCTGCCCGCTTCCTGGTCTTAGTggggacccaggttgtgacgtgCCTGGTCTGTCCAACCAGTCAGTGGCCAAGGCGGGACCCGACTGGCTAAGCGGACTTGAGGAGTCAGTCACAACCCAgctccccactcagaccaggaagtggctggggaccAGATCGacggtatgcagccaccagcgctggagccagagaggtgagagcatgttgaTTCTTTTATCCTCCTCAGAGGTCTgcaaggacttctcctttaacttgctTATCAAAGTGAACCTAGTAAAAACAGTTTCTTAATTAAATGGGTCAAACAGTAATTAAGAATTGATgacataccctaagggtccatttacaaagaaagattatctgacagataatctgccaaagatttgaagccaaagagaggaaaaatctcaggctttcctttatgacctctgacctctgtttatagtctgtttctggctttggcttcaaatctttggcagataatctgtcagaatctttctgtgttaatggacccttatggcATCACTGTCAGACAGGTGAGAGCACAACTCTCATCACCCACATCACAATCAGATCGAAAGCTGTAGAAGTCTGGCAAGTACCATAACCCTCATTTTTTCGTTTACACTGCTTTGTAATGCACAATGCACAATTTACAGCAGCTAAGAAGAAGCCATCAATTCTAACTGATTAATAAATAACACTTTCAAATTATTGAGGGTAAATTATGAAAAGATCTCAAATAAAAACTTGTTTCCAATAGCAGCCAatcagggcagcataaactagtgaaataAATGCTCAACCGATTGTTCTAtttcttacatcattttgttcagccgttctcctattatgcaggagaataggattcttgccacacccctgcccccaccctccagctgctggttgacaggtgactgcttatacacagcatggatagataactgccaatcagcagctggtggtggagttttctgcttcttatgaatattgaggactactgggctcatgcacataatggagaggactacttattgtccatgttattcaggaggatatctctgaatcagctgcacagagcaatgtaaggGATAcaacattctgttcagcttctctgtcactagttaatgCTACACTTATATAGTACAGCATAAACCTGCTAACAGAGTCtcttaaaaatatatacatacactatatattatacatatatacacacatatacattatatacacacgctACACTgtaattggttactatgggctaGAAGACACTTTTTGTAGTTTTATAAATGTGGCACAGTCTTCAACTACACATCTATGTTTAACTATGTAGCGACACCTGTTGTTCAAAAGATTAGACACAATTTAAGAGGCTATACTCTCTCCCCAGCCAACATCTGTACCAGATCTGGGCAGGCACATATGCTCACACTTTGTTTTGTAATACTCGTTACGCATGTCAAGTTACTTTTTCATACTCATGTTACTCATAAGCTGCTGAGGAATGGTACAGAGGAGCAtgaaaatgatctgtacagctcgatgtaatttacacagaaagaactAATAATTTGATGATCACTATTCTGTATTCATTTGTACATGCAAAAAATGACATTCTAAAATAACTACATGCTAAGAATGCCtggatatttattttattacactttttattatttaatatacCCGCACTGGCATCAGAAACTGCTCTTGAAATGGCACTGCTTGAAATTGCCCTGTTCCGATTCATTATTTCCTCAAATTCCGCTTCACTTAAGGGAGTTCTGACAGAATCCATGTCTCTGTAAGACACAACATGAATGCAggtacataaatacataaattaaaaatataaatctGTATGTTAGATATTTACTTTATTAACCTACCTTCCTGGTGGACCATAATCTACTCTGTCATATGGAGGAGGTCGTCCATATGGGTCAGACGATGGCGGTCCTCTGCTATCTGATGCAGGCATACCAGCATTTCCTGGTGGTGGGAAGAAGTTTGGATTCACATGTGGAGCTGGAGGAGGTCCACCTGGAGGGGGGCCTGCTAAGTGAGGTGGTGGTCCAAGTGCCATTGGGGGACCTGGAGGGCGTGGAGGAAATGGaccaggtggaggaggtggaccTTGCTGAGGTGGTGGAGGACCAGGTGGAGGACCatagacaggtggtggtggtcccGGAGGGAGAGGGACCAGGGGAGGTTGACCATATGGCTGTCCTGGAAATAGTACTGGAGGAGGCGGCCGTTCACCCCTGTTTGGTGGTCCAGTCAATGGGGGAGGAAGTGGTTGTCCAGGTGGAGGGGGACCAGGTGGCCCTGGGGGACCAGGAGGACACATAGGTGGCCTTGGAGGAGTCATTCCTAGAATGAAAGCACATTTTACATTCACTATAAAGCAGCCTTCTCCTAATCGCATACAGTACAAGAAGTCTCAGTTTCAGgcttagtggtgagaatgaaaattgcaagattttAGAACCATTTTACGATCGAGATAGTAAAAAAGCCCtacatttaaagcgtaactgtcattttttttttttattgcagaaatcagtagtataagcgattttaagaaactctgtaataggttttatcagccaaaaaagcctccttctgtactc from Dendropsophus ebraccatus isolate aDenEbr1 chromosome 1, aDenEbr1.pat, whole genome shotgun sequence includes these protein-coding regions:
- the CPSF6 gene encoding cleavage and polyadenylation specificity factor subunit 6 isoform X6: MADGVDHIDIYADVGEEFNQEAEYGAHEQIELYEDVISPSANNGDAPEDRDYMDNLATSVSDDVVKGSAPSVVFTYPGKRIALYIGNLTWWTTDKDLTDAVHSLGVNDILEIKFYENRANGQSKGFALICVGSESSSKKLMDLLPKRELHGQNPAVTPCNKQFLSQFEMQSRKRMTPPRPPMCPPGPPGPPGPPPPGQPLPPPLTGPPNRGERPPPPVLFPGQPYGQPPLVPLPPGPPPPVYGPPPGPPPPQQGPPPPPGPFPPRPPGPPMALGPPPHLAGPPPGGPPPAPHVNPNFFPPPGNAGMPASDSRGPPSSDPYGRPPPYDRVDYGPPGRDMDSVRTPLSEAEFEEIMNRNRAISSSAISRAVSDASAGDYGSAIETLVTAISLIKQSKVSADDRCKVLISSLQDCLHGIESKSYGSGSRRRERSRERDHSRSREKSRRHKSRSRDRHDDYYRERSRERERHRDRERDRDRERDREREYRHR
- the CPSF6 gene encoding cleavage and polyadenylation specificity factor subunit 6 isoform X5 — protein: MADGVDHIDIYADVGEEFNQEAEYGAHEQIELYEDVISPSANNGDAPEDRDYMDNLATSVSDDVVKGSAPSVVFTYPGKRIALYIGNLTWWTTDKDLTDAVHSLGVNDILEIKFYENRANGQSKGFALICVGSESSSKKLMDLLPKRELHGQNPAVTPCNKQFLSQFEMQSRKTATQAGQMSGEGKAGPPGINARLPFPPGGRGRGRFPTAGPGGDRFPGPTGPGGPPPPFAGMTPPRPPMCPPGPPGPPGPPPPGQPLPPPLTGPPNRGERPPPPVLFPGQPYGQPPLVPLPPGPPPPVYGPPPGPPPPQQGPPPPPGPFPPRPPGPPMALGPPPHLAGPPPGGPPPAPHVNPNFFPPPGNAGMPASDSRGPPSSDPYGRPPPYDRVDYGPPGRDMDSVRTPLSEAEFEEIMNRNRAISSSAISRAVSDASDYGSAIETLVTAISLIKQSKVSADDRCKVLISSLQDCLHGIESKSYGSGSRRRERSRERDHSRSREKSRRHKSRSRDRHDDYYRERSRERERHRDRERDRDRERDREREYRHR
- the CPSF6 gene encoding cleavage and polyadenylation specificity factor subunit 6 isoform X2, whose protein sequence is MADGVDHIDIYADVGEEFNQEAEYGAHEQIELYEDVISPSANNGDAPEDRDYMDNLATSVSDDVVKGSAPSVVFTYPGKRIALYIGNLTWWTTDKDLTDAVHSLGVNDILEIKFYENRANGQSKGFALICVGSESSSKKLMDLLPKRELHGQNPAVTPCNKQFLSQFEMQSRKTATQAGQMSGEGKAGPPGINARLPFPPGGRGRGRFPTAGPGGDRFPGPTGPGGPPPPFAGMTPPRPPMCPPGPPGPPGPPPPGQPLPPPLTGPPNRGERPPPPVLFPGQPYGQPPLVPLPPGPPPPVYGPPPGPPPPQQGPPPPPGPFPPRPPGPPMALGPPPHLAGPPPGGPPPAPHVNPNFFPPPGNAGMPASDSRGPPSSDPYGRPPPYDRVDYGPPGRDMDSVRTPLSEAEFEEIMNRNRAISSSAISRAVSDASAGDYGSAIETLVTAISLIKQSKVSADDRCKVLISSLQDCLHGIESKSYGSGSRRERSRERDHSRSREKSRRHKSRSRDRHDDYYRERSRERERHRDRERDRDRERDREREYRHR
- the CPSF6 gene encoding cleavage and polyadenylation specificity factor subunit 6 isoform X4; amino-acid sequence: MADGVDHIDIYADVGEEFNQEAEYGAHEQIELYEDVISPSANNGDAPEDRDYMDNLATSVSDDVVKGSAPSVVFTYPGKRIALYIGNLTWWTTDKDLTDAVHSLGVNDILEIKFYENRANGQSKGFALICVGSESSSKKLMDLLPKRELHGQNPAVTPCNKQFLSQFEMQSRKTTQAGQMSGEGKAGPPGINARLPFPPGGRGRGRFPTAGPGGDRFPGPTGPGGPPPPFAGMTPPRPPMCPPGPPGPPGPPPPGQPLPPPLTGPPNRGERPPPPVLFPGQPYGQPPLVPLPPGPPPPVYGPPPGPPPPQQGPPPPPGPFPPRPPGPPMALGPPPHLAGPPPGGPPPAPHVNPNFFPPPGNAGMPASDSRGPPSSDPYGRPPPYDRVDYGPPGRDMDSVRTPLSEAEFEEIMNRNRAISSSAISRAVSDASAGDYGSAIETLVTAISLIKQSKVSADDRCKVLISSLQDCLHGIESKSYGSGSRRERSRERDHSRSREKSRRHKSRSRDRHDDYYRERSRERERHRDRERDRDRERDREREYRHR
- the CPSF6 gene encoding cleavage and polyadenylation specificity factor subunit 6 isoform X1, giving the protein MADGVDHIDIYADVGEEFNQEAEYGAHEQIELYEDVISPSANNGDAPEDRDYMDNLATSVSDDVVKGSAPSVVFTYPGKRIALYIGNLTWWTTDKDLTDAVHSLGVNDILEIKFYENRANGQSKGFALICVGSESSSKKLMDLLPKRELHGQNPAVTPCNKQFLSQFEMQSRKTATQAGQMSGEGKAGPPGINARLPFPPGGRGRGRFPTAGPGGDRFPGPTGPGGPPPPFAGMTPPRPPMCPPGPPGPPGPPPPGQPLPPPLTGPPNRGERPPPPVLFPGQPYGQPPLVPLPPGPPPPVYGPPPGPPPPQQGPPPPPGPFPPRPPGPPMALGPPPHLAGPPPGGPPPAPHVNPNFFPPPGNAGMPASDSRGPPSSDPYGRPPPYDRVDYGPPGRDMDSVRTPLSEAEFEEIMNRNRAISSSAISRAVSDASAGDYGSAIETLVTAISLIKQSKVSADDRCKVLISSLQDCLHGIESKSYGSGSRRRERSRERDHSRSREKSRRHKSRSRDRHDDYYRERSRERERHRDRERDRDRERDREREYRHR
- the CPSF6 gene encoding cleavage and polyadenylation specificity factor subunit 6 isoform X3; the protein is MADGVDHIDIYADVGEEFNQEAEYGAHEQIELYEDVISPSANNGDAPEDRDYMDNLATSVSDDVVKGSAPSVVFTYPGKRIALYIGNLTWWTTDKDLTDAVHSLGVNDILEIKFYENRANGQSKGFALICVGSESSSKKLMDLLPKRELHGQNPAVTPCNKQFLSQFEMQSRKTTQAGQMSGEGKAGPPGINARLPFPPGGRGRGRFPTAGPGGDRFPGPTGPGGPPPPFAGMTPPRPPMCPPGPPGPPGPPPPGQPLPPPLTGPPNRGERPPPPVLFPGQPYGQPPLVPLPPGPPPPVYGPPPGPPPPQQGPPPPPGPFPPRPPGPPMALGPPPHLAGPPPGGPPPAPHVNPNFFPPPGNAGMPASDSRGPPSSDPYGRPPPYDRVDYGPPGRDMDSVRTPLSEAEFEEIMNRNRAISSSAISRAVSDASAGDYGSAIETLVTAISLIKQSKVSADDRCKVLISSLQDCLHGIESKSYGSGSRRRERSRERDHSRSREKSRRHKSRSRDRHDDYYRERSRERERHRDRERDRDRERDREREYRHR